One Amycolatopsis sp. NBC_00355 genomic window carries:
- a CDS encoding transglycosylase domain-containing protein, with protein sequence MTDDRNRSWPGQEPDAPRRAQSGPWPGEDPGPAWPGEEAPRRPQRGTPPRGVPNGRGAAPEWPAGDEGGPQWPADEPPRRPQRPRQQGMPPRRPVPPPPGQRPQQGPPGSPPQGFRQPPGGRRPVPPPGREPDLITHHAHNGTDDLGRDPYDDGYDDDVAFNEYADDVEPQAELDEKGKRVLTPAQKKKRRWKIIRRCAYVFVGLFFVVPAIAFVITYFLVDVPTPESIKALQSQPITYFDANGQQLGRELPPGGDRQLLKPGEVPEVVKHAVYSAEDATFETNSGFDVTGILRAVFNQVTGGQGGGSTISQQYIKQATQNDQQTLTRKWTELAKSFKMNNQQSKEEIITSYLNIVYFGRGANGIQAAAKAYFNKDAKDLNASEASLLAGLIQGPGRSENEAYAQKRWTYVMDQMVANKWLPQADRSAAQYPTPIPKNSNKEQDSGKMTYQLQQRIKDELFAKGYDENKLFSTGAKIYTTIDPAAQAAAEQAAQEGMKGQTDENLLNALVAVNPKTGGVIAYYGGPELVKDPNGKDQINQDHANQARNPGSSVKAFDLTAFLKMGKGLGETFDGSNNRSLGGRVVRNAGDSASCGKDCTVAKAMEISANTVFYDMVLNVTKPSRVAEAAKEAGVKVAPDGKSVLYTDDNNISLGGGGTAVTPEDMAAAYASFASGGVYHEQHFVGKLTNGQDEVEFDENNIKTNPAFADDASKSQQIAGNVTEALQPVIAHSNLKCPTGHECAGKTGTQQYTAKDSDPAAYKDRNAQTWMVGYTPSVSAAVWVGGDGNKPLHDPKNKPIFGATVAGPTWQNFMNLYLKGKPAEKFDKVQAIGKDVNAVTTTPTKPPDTPTTTTPPPSTPETTTSTEPTGTETNTSTTKTSRTRPGPPGTPDPGIGNTFGNGGGGGIAAPPGAGPG encoded by the coding sequence GTGACCGACGATCGCAACCGCTCCTGGCCCGGCCAGGAGCCAGATGCACCTCGCCGTGCCCAGTCGGGCCCGTGGCCCGGGGAGGACCCCGGACCGGCCTGGCCCGGCGAAGAAGCCCCCCGGCGACCCCAGCGCGGCACGCCGCCGCGTGGTGTCCCCAACGGCCGCGGCGCCGCGCCCGAGTGGCCGGCCGGCGACGAAGGCGGTCCCCAGTGGCCCGCCGACGAACCCCCGCGCCGTCCGCAGCGACCCCGTCAGCAGGGCATGCCGCCGCGGCGGCCGGTCCCGCCGCCGCCCGGTCAGCGGCCGCAGCAGGGTCCGCCCGGCTCGCCGCCGCAGGGCTTCCGCCAGCCACCGGGCGGCCGCCGTCCGGTGCCGCCGCCCGGGCGCGAGCCGGACCTGATCACCCACCACGCGCACAACGGCACCGACGACCTCGGCCGCGACCCGTACGACGACGGTTACGACGACGACGTCGCGTTCAACGAGTACGCCGACGACGTCGAGCCCCAGGCCGAGCTCGACGAAAAGGGCAAGAGGGTCCTGACGCCGGCGCAGAAGAAGAAGCGCCGCTGGAAGATCATCCGCCGCTGCGCCTACGTCTTCGTCGGCCTGTTCTTCGTCGTTCCCGCGATCGCGTTCGTCATCACCTACTTCCTGGTGGACGTGCCGACGCCGGAGAGCATCAAGGCACTGCAGAGCCAGCCGATCACCTACTTCGACGCCAACGGCCAGCAGCTGGGCCGCGAGCTGCCCCCGGGCGGCGACCGCCAGCTGCTGAAGCCGGGCGAGGTGCCCGAGGTCGTCAAGCACGCCGTCTACTCGGCGGAGGACGCGACGTTCGAGACCAACTCGGGCTTCGACGTCACCGGCATCCTGCGCGCGGTCTTCAACCAGGTGACCGGCGGCCAGGGTGGTGGTTCGACGATCTCCCAGCAGTACATCAAGCAGGCGACGCAGAACGACCAGCAGACCCTGACCCGCAAGTGGACCGAGCTGGCGAAGTCGTTCAAGATGAACAACCAGCAGTCCAAGGAAGAGATCATCACTTCCTACCTGAACATCGTCTACTTCGGACGCGGGGCGAACGGCATCCAGGCGGCCGCCAAGGCCTACTTCAACAAGGACGCCAAGGACCTCAACGCCTCCGAAGCCTCCCTGCTGGCCGGCCTGATCCAGGGCCCCGGCCGCTCGGAGAACGAGGCGTACGCCCAGAAGCGCTGGACGTACGTGATGGACCAGATGGTGGCCAACAAGTGGCTGCCCCAGGCCGACCGGTCCGCCGCCCAGTACCCGACGCCCATCCCGAAGAACTCCAACAAGGAGCAGGATTCGGGGAAGATGACCTACCAGCTCCAGCAGCGGATCAAGGACGAGCTGTTCGCCAAGGGGTACGACGAGAACAAGCTGTTCTCGACCGGCGCGAAGATCTACACCACGATCGACCCGGCGGCCCAAGCCGCGGCGGAGCAGGCCGCCCAGGAGGGTATGAAGGGCCAGACGGACGAGAACCTGCTGAACGCGCTGGTCGCGGTCAACCCGAAAACGGGCGGGGTGATCGCCTACTACGGCGGCCCGGAGCTGGTGAAGGACCCGAACGGCAAGGACCAGATCAACCAGGACCACGCCAACCAGGCGCGAAACCCGGGTTCGTCGGTGAAGGCGTTCGACCTCACGGCGTTCCTGAAGATGGGCAAGGGCCTCGGCGAGACGTTCGACGGCTCCAACAACCGGTCGCTGGGCGGCCGTGTCGTCCGGAACGCGGGTGACAGCGCCAGCTGCGGCAAGGACTGCACCGTCGCGAAGGCGATGGAGATCTCGGCGAACACCGTGTTCTACGACATGGTCCTGAACGTGACGAAGCCGTCGCGGGTCGCGGAAGCGGCGAAGGAAGCCGGGGTCAAGGTCGCGCCGGACGGCAAGAGCGTCCTCTACACCGACGACAACAACATCTCGCTCGGTGGTGGTGGCACGGCCGTGACACCGGAGGACATGGCGGCGGCGTACGCGTCGTTCGCCAGCGGCGGTGTCTACCACGAGCAGCACTTCGTCGGGAAGCTGACGAACGGGCAGGACGAGGTGGAGTTCGACGAGAACAACATCAAGACCAACCCGGCGTTCGCCGACGACGCGTCGAAGAGCCAGCAGATCGCGGGCAACGTCACCGAGGCGCTGCAGCCGGTCATCGCGCACTCGAACCTGAAGTGCCCGACCGGCCACGAGTGCGCCGGCAAGACCGGTACGCAGCAGTACACGGCGAAGGACAGCGACCCGGCCGCGTACAAGGACCGCAACGCGCAGACGTGGATGGTGGGCTACACGCCGTCGGTGTCGGCCGCGGTCTGGGTCGGCGGTGACGGCAACAAGCCGCTGCACGACCCGAAGAACAAGCCGATCTTCGGTGCCACCGTCGCCGGTCCGACGTGGCAGAACTTCATGAACCTCTACCTCAAGGGCAAACCGGCGGAGAAGTTCGACAAGGTGCAGGCGATCGGCAAGGACGTCAACGCCGTGACGACCACGCCGACGAAGCCGCCGGACACGCCGACCACCACGACGCCGCCGCCGAGCACCCCGGAGACGACCACCAGCACCGAGCCGACGGGCACCGAGACGAACACGTCGACCACGAAGACGAGCCGGACGCGACCCGGCCCGCCGGGAACCCCCGATCCCGGGATCGGTAACACGTTCGGCAACGGAGGTGGTGGCGGGATCGCTGCCCCACCGGGCGCAGGCCCGGGTTAA
- a CDS encoding Gfo/Idh/MocA family oxidoreductase, giving the protein MVDDLRVGILGYGIGGRVFHAPLVAATPGLTPAVITTSSNAVQARTDNPGATVVPDADALFERAGELDLIVVSTPNRTHVPLALRAIEAGVPVVVDKPFAPTAAEAEQVVAAAKAAGVGLTVFQNRRLDSDFLTVRKVLESGRLGDVFRFESRYDRWVPKPKDNWREFGDPAEAGGLLYDLGAHIVDQALQLFGPVTQVYAEVDRRRAGVQVDDDVFVALHHANGVRSQLWASALTGIQNPRFRVLGDQATFTKYGLDVQEPQIKTGMRPGDDGWGVEPTADAGKIGVGNDVKTVPTETGRYEQFYAQVRDALRGEGEFPVDPESSVAALRVIEAAHRSGVEGIVVEL; this is encoded by the coding sequence ATGGTGGACGACTTGCGGGTGGGCATCCTCGGCTACGGCATCGGGGGACGCGTCTTCCACGCCCCGCTGGTGGCGGCGACGCCCGGGCTGACCCCGGCGGTCATCACGACTTCGAGCAATGCCGTTCAAGCGCGCACCGACAACCCCGGCGCGACGGTCGTCCCGGACGCCGACGCGCTGTTCGAGCGCGCGGGCGAACTCGACCTGATCGTGGTCAGCACGCCGAACCGCACGCACGTGCCGCTCGCGCTGCGGGCCATCGAGGCCGGCGTGCCGGTGGTCGTCGACAAGCCGTTCGCGCCGACCGCGGCCGAAGCCGAGCAGGTCGTCGCCGCGGCGAAGGCGGCCGGCGTCGGGCTCACCGTGTTCCAGAACCGCCGGCTCGACTCCGACTTCCTCACCGTGCGGAAGGTCCTCGAATCCGGCCGCCTCGGCGACGTCTTCCGCTTCGAGTCCCGCTACGACCGCTGGGTGCCGAAGCCGAAGGACAACTGGCGCGAGTTCGGCGACCCGGCCGAGGCCGGCGGCCTGCTCTACGACCTCGGCGCGCACATCGTCGACCAGGCGCTGCAGCTGTTCGGCCCGGTCACCCAGGTCTACGCGGAGGTCGACCGCCGCCGCGCCGGCGTCCAGGTCGACGACGACGTCTTCGTCGCGCTGCACCACGCCAACGGCGTCCGCTCGCAGCTGTGGGCGTCCGCGCTCACCGGCATCCAGAACCCGCGGTTCCGCGTGCTCGGCGACCAGGCGACGTTCACCAAGTACGGCCTCGACGTCCAGGAACCCCAGATCAAGACCGGGATGCGGCCCGGTGACGACGGCTGGGGCGTGGAACCGACGGCGGACGCGGGGAAGATCGGCGTCGGCAACGACGTCAAGACCGTGCCCACCGAAACCGGCCGCTACGAGCAGTTCTACGCCCAGGTACGCGACGCCCTGCGCGGCGAAGGCGAGTTCCCGGTCGATCCCGAGTCGTCGGTCGCGGCGCTGCGGGTGATCGAGGCGGCACACCGCTCCGGCGTCGAAGGGATCGTCGTCGAGCTCTGA
- a CDS encoding transglycosylase domain-containing protein: MTHHAYEEPDTYDDPEPDGDGKPVLTPEQRKKRRWKIIRRVGYGFVGVFLVLPAIAFVITYFLVDVPSPTEVAQNQSQAVSYFYADNSPMGKDVPRGGNRVLLSPDQIPDIMKHAAIATEDDSFETNSGFDVGGLLRAVFNNATGGTGGGSTISQQYIKKATDNDAPTLTRKWTELAKSFKMNQTYEKKDIITAYLNIIYFGRGAYGVGAASQAFFHKDAKDLTYSEAALLAGLIQQPGRSENDKVAHDRWNTALDRMLKNNYISAAERQSAQFPTPIPLEDSKQQAGAPPAFVVQQVKDELAAHDIPEDRYYSGGFQVHTTIDPKAQQAAEQAATEAMKGQVDDQLLNALVAVDPKTGGVLAYYGGKPIIQVNGQDQAGRDWADTPQNPGSSMKAFDLTAFLKMGKGLDVTFDGSNNRTFDGRVVRNAGPGSSCSKECTVSEAMMRSANTVFYDMVLNQTKQGPVKQAAQEAGVTTKDDGGQSIISTKDNNISLGGGETQITPVDMASAYATFAANGEQRARHFVTKVVNAQNEVAYEASADSKPAFDSDSDKSRQIAGNVTEALKPVIDFSHLKCPAGHECAGKTGTQQHTKTAGEPSWAANANSQTWMVGYTPSVSVAAWVGGDGNKPLHGKNNSPIYGSTIAGPMWQKFMSLYLAGKPGEKFDKVDRIGGEVAPPPSSDVATTTESTPTDENPDQGGDQGDNGGDNGNDNGHGNQSSTQESTPKHTKPTSSKETPTSGADPGN; this comes from the coding sequence ATGACGCACCACGCGTACGAAGAGCCGGACACCTACGACGACCCGGAGCCCGACGGCGACGGCAAACCGGTCCTCACGCCGGAACAGCGCAAGAAGCGGCGCTGGAAGATCATCCGGCGCGTCGGCTACGGCTTCGTCGGGGTGTTCCTCGTGCTCCCCGCGATCGCGTTCGTCATCACGTACTTCCTGGTCGACGTCCCGTCGCCGACGGAGGTCGCGCAGAACCAGAGCCAGGCGGTGTCGTACTTCTACGCCGACAACTCGCCGATGGGCAAGGACGTGCCGCGCGGCGGCAACCGGGTGCTGCTCAGCCCGGACCAGATCCCCGACATCATGAAGCACGCGGCGATCGCGACCGAGGACGACTCGTTCGAGACGAACTCCGGCTTCGACGTCGGCGGCCTGCTGCGCGCAGTGTTCAACAACGCCACCGGCGGTACCGGCGGTGGCTCGACGATTTCGCAGCAGTACATCAAGAAGGCCACCGACAACGACGCCCCGACGTTGACGCGCAAGTGGACCGAGCTGGCCAAGTCCTTCAAGATGAACCAGACGTACGAGAAGAAGGACATCATCACCGCGTACCTGAACATCATCTACTTCGGGCGCGGGGCGTACGGCGTGGGCGCGGCTTCGCAGGCCTTCTTCCACAAGGACGCGAAGGACCTGACCTACTCGGAGGCGGCGCTGCTCGCCGGGCTGATCCAGCAGCCGGGCCGGTCGGAGAACGACAAGGTCGCGCACGACCGCTGGAACACCGCGCTCGACCGGATGCTGAAGAACAACTACATCAGCGCGGCCGAGCGCCAGTCGGCGCAGTTCCCGACACCGATCCCGCTCGAGGACAGCAAGCAGCAGGCCGGCGCGCCGCCGGCGTTCGTCGTGCAGCAGGTGAAGGACGAGCTCGCGGCGCACGACATCCCGGAGGACCGCTACTACTCCGGCGGCTTCCAGGTGCACACGACGATCGACCCGAAGGCGCAGCAGGCCGCGGAACAGGCGGCCACCGAGGCGATGAAGGGCCAGGTCGACGACCAGCTGCTCAACGCGCTCGTCGCGGTCGACCCGAAGACCGGTGGCGTGCTCGCCTACTACGGCGGCAAGCCGATCATCCAGGTCAACGGGCAGGACCAGGCCGGGCGCGACTGGGCGGACACCCCGCAGAACCCCGGTTCGTCGATGAAGGCGTTCGACCTCACGGCGTTCCTCAAGATGGGCAAGGGCCTCGACGTGACGTTCGACGGCTCGAACAACCGCACGTTCGACGGCCGTGTCGTCCGCAACGCCGGCCCGGGCAGCAGCTGCTCGAAGGAGTGCACCGTCTCCGAGGCGATGATGCGCTCGGCGAACACGGTGTTCTACGACATGGTCCTCAACCAGACGAAGCAGGGCCCGGTCAAGCAAGCCGCGCAGGAAGCCGGCGTCACGACCAAGGACGACGGCGGCCAGTCGATCATCTCCACCAAGGACAACAACATCTCCCTCGGCGGTGGGGAAACCCAGATCACGCCGGTGGACATGGCCTCGGCGTACGCGACCTTCGCGGCCAACGGCGAGCAGCGCGCGCGGCACTTCGTGACGAAGGTCGTCAACGCGCAGAACGAAGTCGCGTACGAGGCTTCGGCGGACTCCAAGCCGGCGTTCGACAGCGACTCGGACAAGAGCCGCCAGATCGCCGGGAACGTCACCGAAGCGCTGAAGCCGGTCATCGACTTCTCGCACCTGAAGTGCCCCGCCGGCCACGAGTGCGCCGGCAAGACCGGGACGCAGCAGCACACGAAGACCGCGGGGGAGCCGTCGTGGGCGGCGAACGCGAACTCGCAGACGTGGATGGTCGGTTACACGCCGTCGGTCTCGGTGGCGGCCTGGGTCGGGGGTGACGGCAACAAGCCGCTGCACGGCAAGAACAACTCGCCGATCTACGGCTCGACGATCGCCGGCCCGATGTGGCAGAAGTTCATGTCGCTCTACCTGGCGGGCAAGCCGGGCGAGAAGTTCGACAAGGTGGACCGGATCGGCGGCGAGGTCGCGCCGCCGCCGTCGTCGGACGTGGCGACGACGACCGAATCGACGCCGACGGACGAGAACCCCGACCAGGGCGGCGACCAGGGTGACAACGGCGGGGACAACGGCAACGACAACGGCCACGGCAACCAGTCGTCGACGCAGGAGAGCACGCCGAAGCACACGAAGCCGACGTCGTCGAAGGAGACGCCGACCTCGGGAGCCGACCCGGGCAACTAG
- a CDS encoding transglycosylase domain-containing protein, producing the protein MNNDRTRTSSGRAPDPRRRTRRPAARPLPRAGLQGSEPELITHHVHNGTEPDDPPTVPILVPRPGRPPQRPRPSTQQDVRKRRWRRIRRIGYVAAGLFVVVPAIAFVITYLAVDVPSPETVAQAQGQAVTYLYRDGTEMGKDTPAGGNRQILAANQIPDVVKKAVIATEDASFETNSGFDVGGILRAAYNQVTGGSGGGSTISQQYIKNASGDDDPTLTRKWTELAKSFKMNQTYEKADIITAYLNIIYFGRGAYGIQAAAQAYFGQDVGQLDYSQAALLAGLIQQPGRSENTAVATARWTTALDRMLKNGYLTPAQRAGAKFPTPIPLVESKQAGALNPFVKKQVKAELAAQGISEQEYYRGGFQVFTTIDSQAQQSAEQAVTEGMAEQTDNQILDALVAVDPKTGGVLAYYGGDPVVKGPNGEDQAGRDWADEPHNPGSSMKPFDLAAFLKLGRGLDARFDGTSPRTFPGVDLPIRNAGDSSSCSDQCTVAEAMQRSTNTVFYDMVLNVTKPSGVAEAAQEAGIRTSGNGGRSQLFTGDNNISIGGGGTQVTPADMASGYATFAAGGVQRDRHFVQKVTNANGETAYEAKARASDAFADNDAARSAQIAGNVTAALAPVIQFSRLTCPTGHECAGKTGTQQHTPQNDEPASAANANAQTWMVGYTPSVSAAVWVGSDGDKALHGPGGAPIFGSTLAGPIWDRFMQLYLQGKPAERFDRVAAISSPVDQQQVEVRQPPQQQQQQQQQQPPRDQRNQAQPGNRQQQDQLRQFQQRLQELQDRQRNRNGGNNNGNNNGVTTGTTTNNGGNDSGQSGDPNPGG; encoded by the coding sequence GTGAACAACGACCGAACCCGCACGTCTTCCGGTCGCGCTCCCGATCCGCGTCGCCGTACCCGGCGACCGGCCGCCCGGCCGCTGCCCCGCGCCGGGCTGCAGGGCAGCGAACCGGAGCTGATCACCCACCACGTGCACAACGGCACCGAGCCGGACGACCCGCCGACGGTGCCGATCCTGGTGCCGCGCCCGGGCCGGCCGCCGCAGCGGCCCCGGCCGAGCACCCAGCAGGACGTGCGGAAACGGCGCTGGCGGCGGATCCGGCGGATCGGGTACGTGGCGGCGGGGCTGTTCGTCGTCGTCCCCGCGATCGCGTTCGTGATCACCTACCTGGCCGTCGACGTCCCGTCACCGGAGACCGTCGCGCAGGCGCAGGGCCAGGCCGTGACGTACCTCTACCGCGACGGCACCGAGATGGGCAAGGACACCCCCGCCGGCGGGAACCGGCAGATCCTGGCGGCGAACCAGATCCCGGACGTCGTCAAGAAAGCCGTGATCGCGACCGAGGACGCGTCGTTCGAGACGAACTCGGGCTTCGACGTCGGCGGCATCCTGCGGGCGGCGTACAACCAGGTCACCGGCGGATCCGGTGGCGGTTCGACGATTTCCCAGCAGTACATCAAGAACGCGTCCGGCGACGACGATCCGACGTTGACGCGCAAGTGGACCGAGCTCGCGAAGTCGTTCAAGATGAACCAGACCTACGAGAAGGCGGACATCATCACCGCCTACCTCAACATCATCTACTTCGGCCGCGGCGCGTACGGCATCCAGGCGGCCGCGCAGGCGTACTTCGGCCAGGACGTCGGCCAGCTCGACTATTCGCAGGCCGCGTTGCTGGCCGGGCTGATCCAGCAGCCGGGCCGGTCGGAGAACACCGCGGTCGCCACGGCCCGCTGGACGACGGCGCTGGACCGGATGCTCAAGAACGGTTACCTGACGCCGGCCCAGCGTGCCGGGGCGAAGTTCCCGACCCCGATCCCGCTGGTGGAGAGCAAGCAGGCCGGCGCGCTGAACCCGTTCGTCAAGAAGCAGGTCAAGGCCGAGCTGGCGGCGCAGGGGATCAGCGAGCAGGAGTACTACCGCGGCGGGTTCCAGGTGTTCACCACGATCGACTCGCAGGCGCAGCAGTCGGCCGAGCAGGCCGTGACCGAGGGAATGGCCGAGCAGACCGACAACCAGATCCTCGACGCGCTGGTCGCCGTCGACCCGAAGACCGGCGGGGTGCTCGCCTACTACGGCGGCGATCCGGTGGTGAAGGGCCCGAACGGCGAGGACCAGGCCGGACGGGACTGGGCCGACGAGCCGCACAACCCCGGGTCGTCGATGAAGCCGTTCGACCTGGCGGCGTTCCTCAAGCTCGGCCGCGGCCTCGACGCGCGGTTCGACGGCACCTCACCGCGGACGTTTCCCGGCGTCGACCTGCCGATCCGCAACGCGGGTGACAGCAGCAGCTGTTCCGACCAGTGCACCGTCGCGGAAGCGATGCAGCGGTCCACGAACACGGTGTTCTACGACATGGTGCTGAACGTGACGAAGCCGTCCGGGGTGGCGGAAGCCGCGCAGGAGGCGGGTATCCGGACCTCCGGCAACGGCGGGCGCAGCCAGCTGTTCACCGGCGACAACAACATCTCGATCGGCGGCGGCGGCACCCAGGTGACGCCGGCGGACATGGCGTCGGGCTACGCGACGTTCGCCGCCGGCGGCGTCCAGCGCGACCGCCACTTCGTGCAGAAGGTGACCAACGCGAACGGCGAAACGGCCTACGAGGCCAAGGCTCGAGCGAGCGACGCGTTCGCCGACAACGACGCGGCCCGCAGCGCGCAGATCGCGGGCAACGTGACGGCCGCGCTGGCCCCGGTCATCCAGTTCTCGCGGCTGACCTGCCCGACCGGCCACGAGTGCGCCGGCAAGACCGGCACCCAGCAGCACACCCCGCAGAACGACGAACCGGCGTCGGCCGCCAACGCGAACGCCCAGACGTGGATGGTCGGCTACACACCCTCGGTCTCGGCGGCGGTGTGGGTGGGCAGTGACGGTGACAAGGCGCTGCACGGCCCGGGTGGCGCGCCGATCTTCGGGTCGACGCTCGCCGGCCCGATCTGGGACCGCTTCATGCAGCTGTACCTGCAGGGCAAACCGGCGGAACGCTTCGACCGCGTCGCGGCGATCAGTTCGCCGGTGGACCAGCAGCAGGTCGAGGTCCGGCAACCGCCGCAACAGCAACAGCAGCAACAACAACAACAGCCGCCGCGCGACCAGCGGAACCAGGCCCAGCCCGGCAACCGGCAGCAGCAGGACCAGCTTCGCCAGTTCCAGCAACGCCTTCAGGAGCTGCAGGACCGGCAGCGCAACCGCAACGGCGGCAACAACAACGGGAACAACAACGGCGTCACCACCGGGACCACCACCAACAACGGTGGCAACGACTCCGGCCAGAGCGGCGACCCGAATCCGGGCGGCTGA